A single Candidatus Thalassolituus haligoni DNA region contains:
- a CDS encoding HDOD domain-containing protein: protein MAFLASVKKALGQWNIHHTTSDDTTGDPTMIMDSATPAPGSLAKVIFLKDVHGRVQVLIPSNRLLDLNQLAHQLGRQFTALSPDELQALKQKLGLDDSPALPQLTQIESLIDHSLLELDELYIQSSTTNTCLRLPADQFRALTTRSHIGHYSAPIQTDLYHATTAEDTNDINAAVRQFTPLRIQQRLQDTLDLPPLPETARRIIELRIDPNADTVSLAQAVELDPSMSAQILSWARSPYYRSRGNITTVEEAVLRVLGFDLVMNLALGLALGRSLDVPREGPKGYTPFWQQAVLGAALASDLARRCKLKNRPDSGLAYLCGLLHNFGFLVLAHVFPPQFSLINRHIEANPHINRCYIERHLLALTREQIAASLLQQWDLPEEVVVALRQQHNPHYDGEHAVYARILNVTTRSLRAHGYGDGPQEALDPDTLSALGLSDNAAGEATEELVSHVGELSDLVQALSA from the coding sequence ATGGCGTTTCTGGCCTCAGTTAAAAAGGCACTCGGGCAATGGAATATTCATCACACAACCAGCGACGACACAACGGGTGATCCAACCATGATCATGGATAGTGCAACGCCAGCGCCTGGCAGCCTGGCAAAAGTTATTTTTCTGAAAGATGTCCACGGCAGAGTACAGGTGCTGATTCCATCCAATCGGCTACTGGATCTGAACCAGCTGGCACATCAGCTGGGACGGCAATTTACTGCCCTGTCACCGGATGAATTGCAAGCGCTGAAGCAAAAACTGGGGCTTGATGACTCTCCTGCGCTGCCACAACTGACCCAGATAGAAAGCCTGATTGATCACTCATTGCTGGAGCTGGATGAGCTGTATATACAGTCCAGTACGACCAACACTTGTCTGCGCTTGCCTGCGGATCAATTCCGGGCACTCACCACACGTTCGCATATTGGCCATTATTCGGCCCCGATCCAGACCGACCTGTATCATGCGACCACCGCAGAAGATACCAATGACATCAACGCTGCCGTACGGCAATTCACTCCATTGCGTATTCAGCAGCGCCTGCAAGACACCCTCGATTTGCCGCCACTGCCAGAAACCGCTCGCCGTATCATTGAATTGCGGATCGATCCTAATGCCGACACGGTATCGTTGGCACAGGCCGTTGAACTGGATCCCAGCATGAGTGCCCAGATCCTCAGCTGGGCCCGTTCACCCTACTATCGATCCAGAGGCAATATTACCACGGTCGAAGAAGCCGTCTTACGAGTGCTAGGGTTTGACCTGGTGATGAACCTGGCTCTCGGCCTGGCGCTGGGGCGCAGCCTTGATGTGCCTCGTGAAGGCCCGAAAGGCTACACTCCTTTTTGGCAACAAGCCGTACTGGGGGCCGCTTTGGCCAGCGACCTGGCCCGCCGTTGCAAGTTAAAAAACCGCCCGGATAGTGGCCTCGCCTATCTCTGCGGACTGCTGCATAACTTTGGTTTTCTGGTACTGGCGCACGTCTTTCCGCCGCAATTTTCGCTGATAAATCGCCATATAGAAGCCAATCCTCATATCAATCGCTGCTATATCGAGCGCCACCTGCTGGCGCTTACCCGCGAACAGATCGCCGCCAGCTTGCTGCAGCAGTGGGATCTGCCGGAAGAAGTCGTGGTCGCCTTGCGTCAGCAACATAATCCCCACTACGACGGTGAACACGCCGTTTACGCCCGGATTCTGAACGTCACCACTCGCAGCTTACGCGCCCACGGTTATGGTGATGGCCCGCAAGAAGCCCTCGACCCGGACACGCTCAGCGCGCTGGGTCTGAGTGACAATGCTGCCGGAGAGGCGACCGAAGAGCTGGTCTCCCATGTTGGGGAATTAAGCGATTTGGTGCAGGCACTGTCGGCCTAG
- the recG gene encoding ATP-dependent DNA helicase RecG, with translation MDKQLDLTRLKGVGPKLREQLQRLNIHSLADLMFHLPFRYEDRSRIQMIGSLQHQQPAVIQGEVRSADVLFGKRRSLLVKIADHSGVLSIRFYHFNAAQKSQFRRGALVRCYGEARRGASGLELYHPEYQLLENSLDDLPEPQLTPVYPTTEGISQQRIRLLMEQALEWLAANNIPLDDLLPLDWLQQWGLPSLKQALLFLHRPPREVELAEMASGHHPAQRRLILEELLAHQLSMQRLRSKLQQQGAPAIQDTWTLHNALLEQLPFTPTRAQQRVTADIVTDLAQPLPMLRLIQGDVGSGKTLVAALAACHVLEADFQVALMAPTEILAEQHFQNLSGWFEPLGIHCGWLAGKTKGKARVAALESIASGQARLIVGTHALFQDEVQFHRLGLVIVDEQHRFGVHQRLALKEKGNLGGFSPHQLIMTATPIPRTLAMSAYADLDTSIIDELPPGRTPITTVAVSDQRREEVIQRVDNACREQAQAYWVCTLIEESEALQCQAAENTAAELAEQLSHLRIGLVHGRMKTSEKAAIMAAFKAHELDLLVATTVIEVGVDVPNASLMVIENPERLGLAQLHQLRGRVGRGSLASHCVLLYKAPLSLTSKQRLQVMRESQDGFYIAEQDLMLRGPGEVLGTRQTGLQMLRVADLQRDAELLPQVREMATQLWQQHPERVEPLILRWLGDAERYAAV, from the coding sequence ATGGACAAACAGCTTGATCTGACCCGGCTCAAGGGTGTCGGCCCAAAACTGCGAGAACAGCTACAACGGCTGAATATTCACTCGCTGGCCGATTTGATGTTCCACCTGCCCTTCCGCTACGAAGATCGCAGTCGTATCCAGATGATTGGCAGCTTGCAACATCAGCAACCGGCTGTGATTCAGGGAGAAGTGCGGTCGGCCGATGTACTGTTCGGCAAGCGCCGCAGTCTGCTGGTAAAAATTGCCGACCATAGCGGCGTATTAAGCATTCGTTTCTATCACTTCAATGCCGCACAGAAAAGCCAGTTCCGGCGCGGCGCACTGGTACGCTGTTATGGTGAAGCCCGCCGTGGTGCCAGCGGGCTGGAACTTTACCACCCGGAATACCAACTGCTGGAAAACAGTCTGGATGACCTGCCAGAACCGCAGCTGACCCCCGTGTACCCCACCACCGAAGGTATCAGCCAACAGCGTATCCGCTTGCTGATGGAGCAGGCGCTGGAGTGGCTGGCAGCCAACAACATTCCACTGGACGATTTGTTACCACTCGACTGGCTGCAACAATGGGGGCTGCCATCGCTCAAACAGGCATTGCTGTTTTTGCACCGCCCACCCCGAGAAGTAGAATTGGCCGAAATGGCCAGTGGCCACCACCCGGCTCAGCGTCGGCTGATTCTCGAAGAATTACTCGCGCATCAACTGTCAATGCAACGCTTGCGCTCAAAGTTGCAACAGCAAGGTGCACCCGCCATTCAGGACACCTGGACGTTGCACAATGCGCTGCTCGAACAGCTGCCGTTTACTCCTACCCGCGCCCAGCAACGGGTAACAGCGGACATTGTTACCGACCTCGCCCAGCCACTGCCAATGCTGCGGCTGATACAGGGAGATGTCGGGTCTGGTAAAACACTGGTCGCGGCACTGGCAGCCTGTCATGTGTTAGAGGCGGACTTTCAGGTCGCGCTGATGGCACCGACGGAAATCCTCGCGGAACAGCACTTTCAGAACTTGAGCGGCTGGTTCGAGCCGTTAGGTATTCATTGTGGCTGGCTGGCCGGTAAAACCAAGGGCAAGGCCCGAGTCGCTGCACTGGAGTCCATCGCCAGCGGCCAAGCCAGGCTGATTGTAGGCACTCATGCCCTGTTTCAGGATGAGGTACAGTTTCATCGCCTCGGCTTGGTGATTGTAGATGAGCAACATCGCTTTGGTGTCCACCAGCGCCTGGCATTAAAAGAAAAGGGTAACCTCGGCGGCTTCTCCCCTCACCAGTTGATTATGACCGCAACCCCTATTCCCCGTACTCTGGCGATGAGTGCTTATGCAGATCTGGACACGTCGATCATTGATGAACTGCCACCTGGTCGTACCCCTATCACCACGGTGGCGGTGTCTGACCAGCGCCGCGAGGAAGTGATTCAGCGCGTCGATAACGCCTGTCGTGAGCAGGCCCAGGCGTACTGGGTGTGTACCTTGATTGAAGAAAGCGAAGCCTTGCAATGCCAGGCCGCAGAAAACACCGCCGCCGAGCTGGCCGAACAACTGTCCCATCTGCGTATCGGGTTAGTACACGGGCGTATGAAAACCAGCGAAAAAGCCGCCATAATGGCCGCCTTCAAAGCTCACGAGCTGGATCTGCTGGTCGCCACCACCGTGATCGAGGTGGGGGTTGATGTGCCCAATGCCAGCCTGATGGTGATCGAAAACCCGGAGCGCCTGGGCTTGGCACAACTGCACCAGCTACGTGGCCGCGTCGGCCGTGGTTCCCTCGCCAGCCATTGTGTATTGCTGTACAAGGCGCCGTTGTCACTCACCAGCAAGCAACGCCTGCAAGTGATGCGTGAAAGTCAGGACGGTTTTTATATTGCCGAACAGGATCTGATGTTGCGCGGGCCGGGCGAAGTACTTGGCACCCGCCAGACCGGACTGCAAATGTTGCGGGTGGCCGACTTGCAACGCGATGCCGAACTGCTCCCCCAGGTACGGGAGATGGCAACCCAGCTCTGGCAGCAGCATCCTGAACGGGTCGAGCCGTTGATCCTGCGCTGGCTCGGAGATGCCGAACGTTATGCCGCAGTATAA
- a CDS encoding hydrogen peroxide-inducible genes activator, translated as MTLTELKYIVTLAQEKHFGRAAEKCFVSQPTLSVAIKKLEGELDIAIFERSKSAVSITPIGERIVAQAQRVLEEARTIRELASSGKDQLSSPLKIGAIFTIGPYLFPHLVPQIHQRAPTMPLYLEENYTGVLRRQLRDGDLDAIIVALPFNEPDVLTRPLYDENFVVVLPKNHPWKSQQTITPDQLADEDLLMLGEGHCFRDQVFEYCPVLGHKHHTRLGSVLEGSSLETLKHMVASGLGITVLPESAVNNLDLTLVITRPFTNPQPFRTVALAWRASFPRGQAVDLLLDTARQCRIS; from the coding sequence ATGACCCTGACCGAACTCAAGTACATCGTGACGCTCGCCCAGGAGAAACACTTCGGCCGAGCTGCCGAGAAGTGTTTTGTCAGTCAACCCACCCTCAGTGTCGCCATCAAGAAGCTGGAAGGTGAACTGGATATTGCTATTTTCGAACGCAGTAAAAGTGCGGTCTCAATCACGCCCATTGGCGAACGTATCGTCGCCCAGGCACAACGGGTGTTAGAGGAAGCCAGAACCATTCGTGAATTGGCCAGTTCCGGCAAGGATCAACTCAGCTCACCGCTCAAGATTGGCGCAATTTTCACCATCGGCCCCTATCTGTTTCCGCATTTGGTGCCACAGATCCACCAGCGTGCGCCAACCATGCCACTGTATCTGGAAGAAAACTATACCGGAGTATTGCGGCGTCAGCTGCGCGACGGCGATCTCGATGCCATCATTGTAGCGCTTCCATTTAATGAGCCGGATGTACTGACCCGTCCTCTCTATGATGAAAATTTTGTCGTGGTGTTACCAAAGAACCATCCGTGGAAATCCCAGCAAACCATCACCCCCGACCAACTGGCCGATGAAGATCTGTTGATGCTCGGCGAAGGCCATTGCTTTCGCGATCAGGTGTTCGAATATTGTCCGGTGCTCGGCCACAAGCACCATACCCGCCTTGGTAGCGTACTGGAGGGCAGTTCACTGGAAACCCTGAAGCACATGGTGGCGTCTGGACTGGGTATTACGGTGTTGCCGGAAAGCGCGGTGAACAACCTTGATCTCACCCTGGTAATCACCCGCCCGTTCACCAATCCGCAGCCATTTCGTACCGTTGCACTGGCCTGGCGGGCCAGCTTTCCACGCGGACAAGCCGTCGATTTGCTGCTGGATACCGCACGTCAGTGCCGTATTAGCTAA